One Engystomops pustulosus chromosome 7, aEngPut4.maternal, whole genome shotgun sequence DNA window includes the following coding sequences:
- the LOC140068702 gene encoding serum amyloid P-component-like, with product MRLWMMLWISGALSQEILWRSRGSSLTTRVSRQSDMREKLFAFPEVSNTSYVQIFPDHQGPFTEGTVCMRFHSDLTLKYSLISLATPHEADHFLLYNYDANLILLYMISTYHHYYLQGNNFKEWTSLCASWRSSRSVLFINEKKYEYNQTWATEIGADTIIILGQLQHSYGGGFLASECFVGEMTDVNMWDKALTDEDMMDYFADEEMSGNIIDWKALRYTIGGNVIIQPYSDPYPCEAI from the exons ATGAGGCTGTGGATGATGTTGTGGATCTCCGGAGCTTTGTCTCAGGAAA TACTGTGGCGTTCGAGGGGATCGTCCCTTACCACGAGGGTTTCGAGGCAATCAG ATATGAGAGAGAAATTATTTGCTTTCCCAGAAGTTTCCAACACGTCATATGTCCAGATATTTCCAGATCATCAAGGTCCATTTACAGAGGGAACTGTCTGCATGAGATTCCACTCGGATCTGACCCTGAAATATTCCTTGATCTCATTGGCCACTCCACACGAGGCGGATCATTTTCTCCTCTATAATTATGACGCTAATCTGATTTTGCTATATATGATAAGTACCTACCATCATTACTACTTACAAGgcaataattttaaagaatgGACAAGTCTCTGCGCCTCCTGGAGATCCTCCAGGTCGGTTTTGTTCATCAATGAAAAGAAATACGAATATAATCAGACATGGGCCACAGAGATCGGCGCTGACACCATCATCATTTTGGGTCAGTTGCAACATTCTTATGGAGGGGGGTTCCTTGCATCAGAGTGCTTTGTGGGAGAAATGACGGATGTGAATATGTGGGATAAAGCGCTGACTGATGAGGACATGATGGATTATTTTGCTGATGAAGAAATGAGCGGAAACATCATTGACTGGAAGGCCTTACGTTATACTATTGGTGGAAATGTCATCATTCAGCCTTATTCAGACCCTTATCCCTGTGaggctatataa